AAAACGTCCCTTTGGGATCGCTGACAGATATAGTTTCATAACTTGCATCAGGCGGGGTAGTGATCCCAGCTGAGAGTATCGGTACCTTTAAAAACTTCAGAGAATTCATTGGGAGTCCGCCTGCATAAGGGTACTTGACCCCTGCCATATTTATACCGGCAACCAGACCCTGTTGAAAGGCCAGCGGCCATAATGGCAATGAGCGCTTCTGGCCGTCAGTTATATCTGTTGCCTTGACCACATCTCCTGCCCCATATACATTCGGGACACTGGTACACATATAGTCATCCACATCAAGGCCCCTGTCAAATTTTATCTGTGTGTCCTTTATCAACGCTCCGTTGGGTATTACACCGATTGCAGTTATAACCGCCTGACATGGGACAAACTTGCCGCTCTTTAAACTTACGCCGGTTATCTCACTACTTCCGGCAATCTCTTCAACTGTGTCATTTAAATAGAACTCTATACCCTCACCCTTCATGAGTGATTCAGCAATCTCAGATGATTTGGGGTCTAATGCCTTGACAAGGACACGGTCCCCAAGCTCCACTACAGTCACCTTCTTATTAAGCTTATTCAGGGTATAGGCAATCTCTGTGCCTGTAAACCCTGCACCGATTACCACTGCACTGTCAAAACGGGGAAGCGCTTCACGGATCTTCTCAGCGTCAAACAGGTCAGTAAATGTAAAGACAAGCTCTTTACCCTCTGCCCCTTTTATCGCAGGCTTAAATGGTACCCCGCCAACTCCAAGCAGCAGCTTCTTGTAAGAAACCTCTTCACCATTATCTGTAGTCAGCACAGACTTATCCGCCTTGATTGCTGTAACCCTTCTCCCGAAGAGGCAGTCAACCCCCATCTTCTTAAAATAGTCCTTGCCCCTGTACTCAAGCCATTGGGAATTGGAACCCTTTATATAATCTGCAAGCATCGCCTTTGAGTAGGAGCCAAGGGATTCATAAGATATCGTAAGGATGGAAGACTTTTTATCATGTCTCCTTATCCCGTCTATAGCCCCTACGGCGGCAACGTTTGAACCGACAATTACATAATCTGATTTAGACATCAGGTGCGAACCTCTTCTCTGACTTCAATCGTCTCATCATAAAGCAAAGCCTTGTTCGGGCAGGCCTCAACACAGGCAGGATTGAGTCCGGCATCAAGCCTTTTGATGCACAGGTCACACTTAAATGCATGTTTGCGCTCGCCGTCAAGGTTCGGGTGGGCTGCCCCATACGGACATCCTACGACACAACCCCAGCACCCTACACAGCGCTCCTCGTCCAGATAGACTATGCCATTATCAAGCCGTTGAATGGCGCCGCTGATACAGGCATCCATGCACCACGGATGCTTACAGTGCCTGCACATTGATGAAAATGCCAATGGTGACGCAACCTCAACAACGGCATTCGTCCTGCCGCGCAAGCCTTCCCTTTTATATGCCTTTATAGGATCCTCGCTCCGTGAGTGCGATGCAACACAGGCGACCTCACAGTTGTAACAGGCTATGCAGTAGTCTTCAACTATAATTACTTTTTTCATGCATAAATCCCCGTTCAAATCCCCCTGTCCCCCTTTACATAAGGGGGGAACTAATTTCCCCCTTTGAAAAAGGGGGACCAAGGGGGATTTCATTATCCAACTTACTCCCCTGCCGGGAGAACCCCCAGTATCTCGTTCTCTTTCTCAGTCAATCCAATACTGCGCAACCTCAGCCGGTTGCCTTTCAGCGATTCTATGGAGTTGATCCCCATTGCCCCGAGCATCTCTTTCATCTCATGTGACCAGCCTTTAACAAGATTATACAACTGGACTGATGCTATGTCCGGATTCTGCCTCCTTGCCAGTCTCGGGTCGTTGGTCGTAATACCCCATGCACACCGGCCGGTATTACATGTCTGACAGAGGGTACAGCCAATAGCAAGCATAGCCACTGTTGCAATATAGGCCGCATCAGCGCCAAGGGCTATAATCTTTATAACATCAGCACTGCTCCTGATACCGCCAGTAGCCACTATAGAAACCTCATTCCTGATCCCTTCCTGGCGTAGCCTCCTGTCTACAGCAGCAATTGCCACCTCGACAGGTATTCCGATATGGTCCCTTACTGACTTGGGCGTTGCCCCGGTTCCGCCCCTGAAACCATCAACGACTATGACATCAGCCCCTGCCCTTGCTATACCGCTCGCAATAGCAGCCACGTTATGCACCGCTGCTATCTTTACAAAAACAGGTTTTTCATATCTCGTTGCCTCTTTTATTGCATATATTAACTGTCTCAAATCTTCTATAGAGTATATGTCGTGATGCGGGGCCGGAGAAATGGCATCAGAACCCGGAGGTATCATCCTCGTCTCAGCAATATCCGCATTCACCTTTTCACCGGGAAGGTGTCCCCCTATCCCAGGCTTAGCACCCTGCCCTATCTTGATCTCTACTGCTGCCGCTGCCTTCAAGTAATCCCTGCTCACACCAAAACGGCCTGAGGCTACCTGAACAATACCCCTTCCTGCATATGGATAGAGCTTTTTGTGAAGCCCTCCCTCACCTGTGTTCCAATAGGTGCCAAGCTCTACTGCCGCCCTTGCCATGGACTCCTGAAAATTAAGGTTTATTGAACCATACGACATAGCAGAGAACATGATAGGCGTATCAAGCTCAAGCTGAGGGGCAAGCCGTGTCTTTAATGCAATCTTCCCTTTTTCTGATTCCTCAAGCTCAATCTTCTGTCCTTTCCTTCCAAGAAAGGTCCTGAGCTCCATAGGTTCTCTAAGGGGGTCAATTGACGGATTAGTCACCTGACAGGCATCAATGACCAGATGGTCAAAATATATCCTGTAGGGCTTGTCATTTCCTATGCCTGTGATAATAATGCTGCCGGTATTTGCCTGGAGGTAGGCATCCATGACAAGATCCCACTTCCAGCTTGCATGTTCAACAGGTTTTGAAGGATTGGGGATAATCTTTAGTGCATCCGTAGGGCACATGGCCTCACACCGCTTGCAGCCGACACATGCCTCATGCTTATTCCATAAGACATCAAGCTCCTCATCGTAGAAGGTTGCATCGTAGGAGCACTGCTCAACACATCCAAGACAACGGACACATTTATAATCATCCCTC
The nucleotide sequence above comes from Nitrospirota bacterium. Encoded proteins:
- a CDS encoding 4Fe-4S binding protein, coding for MLYKKPQIQYYPYIVQRDDYKCVRCLGCVEQCSYDATFYDEELDVLWNKHEACVGCKRCEAMCPTDALKIIPNPSKPVEHASWKWDLVMDAYLQANTGSIIITGIGNDKPYRIYFDHLVIDACQVTNPSIDPLREPMELRTFLGRKGQKIELEESEKGKIALKTRLAPQLELDTPIMFSAMSYGSINLNFQESMARAAVELGTYWNTGEGGLHKKLYPYAGRGIVQVASGRFGVSRDYLKAAAAVEIKIGQGAKPGIGGHLPGEKVNADIAETRMIPPGSDAISPAPHHDIYSIEDLRQLIYAIKEATRYEKPVFVKIAAVHNVAAIASGIARAGADVIVVDGFRGGTGATPKSVRDHIGIPVEVAIAAVDRRLRQEGIRNEVSIVATGGIRSSADVIKIIALGADAAYIATVAMLAIGCTLCQTCNTGRCAWGITTNDPRLARRQNPDIASVQLYNLVKGWSHEMKEMLGAMGINSIESLKGNRLRLRSIGLTEKENEILGVLPAGE
- a CDS encoding 4Fe-4S dicluster domain-containing protein — encoded protein: MKKVIIVEDYCIACYNCEVACVASHSRSEDPIKAYKREGLRGRTNAVVEVASPLAFSSMCRHCKHPWCMDACISGAIQRLDNGIVYLDEERCVGCWGCVVGCPYGAAHPNLDGERKHAFKCDLCIKRLDAGLNPACVEACPNKALLYDETIEVREEVRT
- a CDS encoding NAD(P)/FAD-dependent oxidoreductase encodes the protein MSKSDYVIVGSNVAAVGAIDGIRRHDKKSSILTISYESLGSYSKAMLADYIKGSNSQWLEYRGKDYFKKMGVDCLFGRRVTAIKADKSVLTTDNGEEVSYKKLLLGVGGVPFKPAIKGAEGKELVFTFTDLFDAEKIREALPRFDSAVVIGAGFTGTEIAYTLNKLNKKVTVVELGDRVLVKALDPKSSEIAESLMKGEGIEFYLNDTVEEIAGSSEITGVSLKSGKFVPCQAVITAIGVIPNGALIKDTQIKFDRGLDVDDYMCTSVPNVYGAGDVVKATDITDGQKRSLPLWPLAFQQGLVAGINMAGVKYPYAGGLPMNSLKFLKVPILSAGITTPPDASYETISVSDPKGTFYRSLILKEGRLKGFVTIGEVDGAGVLTGLIRSKADISGIKTRLLNKKKIGLMQMPREWRNRIFTRRDETDYHD